A window from Alkalicoccobacillus plakortidis encodes these proteins:
- a CDS encoding IDEAL domain-containing protein, which translates to MDSALDTRNQALFEKYTEELRVLDNRQHAT; encoded by the coding sequence ATTGACTCGGCATTAGATACAAGAAACCAAGCTTTATTTGAGAAATACACAGAAGAGCTGCGTGTATTAGATAACCGACAGCATGCTACGTAG
- a CDS encoding DUF2487 family protein: MKWTTKDIDTFQREKEYVDTVLIPLLPLSFQKNLSKAVTAGEYSEAICEELERVYQGRLILSLPFTYQSSESYEGHVQQLQSWIESWKEEGVKHVVLLTSDSAWRELDQKLNGVMIWVPAINLHSLNHKDRANMCSEIAKDLSSIFTKEWS, from the coding sequence ATGAAATGGACAACAAAGGATATAGATACGTTTCAACGTGAAAAAGAATACGTGGATACCGTTTTAATTCCACTATTACCACTTTCTTTTCAAAAAAACTTATCTAAAGCCGTAACTGCTGGAGAATATTCTGAGGCAATTTGTGAGGAGTTAGAACGAGTATATCAAGGCAGATTAATCTTAAGTCTTCCATTCACTTATCAATCAAGTGAATCATATGAAGGACATGTACAACAGCTTCAGTCCTGGATTGAATCGTGGAAAGAAGAAGGGGTTAAACACGTTGTTCTACTGACTAGTGATAGTGCATGGAGAGAGTTGGACCAAAAATTAAATGGTGTAATGATTTGGGTTCCGGCAATTAATTTACATTCTTTGAATCATAAAGATCGAGCAAATATGTGCTCAGAAATTGCTAAAGATCTTTCCTCAATTTTTACAAAAGAATGGTCATAA
- a CDS encoding ubiquinol-cytochrome c reductase iron-sulfur subunit produces MSEKEHKVSRRQFLTYTLTGVGGFMAAGMLMPMARFALDPALKASAQSDMHYVCDLDDLTDEPQRFVFSYDQVDAWYESEVQHEAYIFRQGDDVIALSSSCTHLGCTVAYQEDQGEFACPCHGGRFEKDGKNVPNLPPQRPLDRYEVLVEDGRVSVGQVNQQT; encoded by the coding sequence GTGAGCGAGAAAGAGCATAAAGTGTCACGACGACAATTTTTGACGTATACGCTTACAGGTGTTGGTGGATTTATGGCGGCAGGAATGCTAATGCCAATGGCAAGATTTGCCCTTGATCCGGCGTTAAAAGCAAGTGCACAATCAGACATGCATTATGTGTGTGATCTGGATGACTTGACTGATGAACCGCAACGATTTGTTTTTTCGTATGATCAAGTAGACGCCTGGTATGAGTCAGAAGTGCAACACGAAGCGTACATATTCAGACAAGGTGATGATGTTATTGCCTTATCCTCTTCCTGTACACATTTAGGCTGTACCGTAGCTTATCAGGAAGATCAAGGAGAATTTGCGTGCCCATGTCATGGTGGAAGATTTGAGAAGGACGGTAAAAACGTACCGAACTTACCTCCACAAAGACCTCTGGATCGTTATGAAGTGTTAGTTGAGGATGGACGAGTATCAGTAGGACAAGTGAATCAGCAAACTTAG
- the qcrB gene encoding menaquinol-cytochrome c reductase cytochrome b subunit: MLQKIYDYVDERLDITPMWRDIADHEVPEHVNPAHHFSAFVYCFGGLTFFVTVIQILSGMFLTMYYVPDIINAHASVYYLQNEVAFGVIVRGMHHWGASLVIVMMFLHTLRVFFTGSYKKPRELNWVVGVLIFFVMLGLGFTGYLLPWDNKAYFATVVGLQIAESVPIIGDFTKTLLAGGNIIGAATLTRFFAIHVFFLPAALLGLLGAHFFMIRKQGISGPL, translated from the coding sequence ATGCTTCAAAAAATTTATGATTACGTTGATGAACGTCTTGATATTACGCCAATGTGGCGGGATATCGCTGACCATGAAGTGCCTGAGCATGTCAATCCTGCTCATCATTTCTCAGCATTTGTTTATTGTTTTGGTGGATTGACGTTTTTTGTAACAGTCATTCAGATCTTATCTGGTATGTTTTTAACCATGTATTATGTTCCTGATATTATTAATGCCCATGCATCGGTTTATTATTTACAAAATGAAGTTGCATTTGGTGTCATTGTTCGGGGTATGCACCATTGGGGAGCCAGTTTGGTCATTGTGATGATGTTTTTACATACCTTACGTGTATTCTTCACCGGCTCTTATAAGAAGCCTCGTGAGTTAAACTGGGTCGTAGGTGTGCTCATCTTTTTTGTTATGCTAGGTTTAGGATTCACGGGTTATTTATTACCGTGGGATAACAAAGCATACTTTGCAACAGTTGTTGGGTTACAGATCGCAGAAAGTGTGCCGATTATTGGTGACTTTACGAAGACATTACTTGCAGGTGGAAATATTATTGGCGCTGCAACATTAACTCGTTTTTTTGCCATTCATGTATTCTTTCTACCGGCAGCACTTCTTGGCTTGCTAGGAGCTCACTTCTTTATGATTCGTAAACAAGGGATCTCTGGACCGTTATAA
- a CDS encoding sporulation protein YpjB, whose translation MRYVMMLIVCVICFIWPAYSYGQEGHTTDNGAGLSRMADLVLQLTKQGDITEADQLLESFTYTWQKQNHDEHPFFNAEAEQAIWLTYHQAHLALKSSDLEDLDRIDRVTSFRLAVDAVSNDSQPLWLYSESTLLKAAEELKEIALDPTSDQFYQQLNEINRQYQVIRPALSIQAASDLYLLDQQLDAILSSKEQLNADTRTAYAEQLKEDIETMYEDYDKDEADPSLWWIMFTIGGMILFSLSYVGWRKYRADQSKHREKGKM comes from the coding sequence GTGCGATATGTCATGATGCTTATAGTATGTGTGATTTGTTTTATATGGCCAGCCTATTCATACGGCCAAGAGGGTCACACTACGGACAATGGGGCAGGTTTAAGTCGGATGGCCGACCTCGTCCTGCAATTAACAAAACAAGGAGATATTACTGAAGCCGATCAATTACTTGAATCATTCACTTATACATGGCAGAAGCAAAATCATGATGAACACCCATTTTTTAATGCTGAGGCGGAACAAGCGATTTGGCTAACTTATCATCAAGCACATCTTGCACTCAAATCATCAGATTTAGAAGATTTGGATCGTATTGATCGAGTTACTTCTTTTCGTCTTGCCGTTGATGCGGTATCAAATGATAGTCAGCCACTCTGGTTATATAGTGAATCCACTCTTCTTAAGGCAGCTGAAGAACTTAAAGAGATCGCTTTAGATCCAACATCTGACCAATTTTATCAGCAATTAAATGAAATTAATCGACAGTATCAAGTCATTCGCCCTGCACTCTCGATCCAGGCAGCGAGTGATCTTTATTTACTTGATCAGCAATTGGATGCAATTCTATCCTCAAAAGAACAACTAAATGCGGATACACGTACAGCGTATGCTGAGCAGCTTAAAGAAGATATCGAAACAATGTATGAAGATTACGACAAAGATGAGGCTGATCCGTCTCTCTGGTGGATTATGTTTACAATCGGTGGAATGATTCTTTTTTCCCTATCTTATGTGGGGTGGAGAAAATACCGCGCGGATCAATCGAAGCATCGTGAAAAGGGCAAAATGTAA
- a CDS encoding zinc metallopeptidase yields MSFLVYFALLLIIPIVASSRVKKAYNKYSKIRNSADMTGAEVARKILDENGLFDVRVEEVKGQLSDHYDPRSKTVRLSSDNFHKPSVAGAAIAAHEVGHAIQDAEDYSFLKFRSALVPVATFGSNASFFFIIAGILFTWQNLLLVGIVFMAAAVLFQLVTLPVEFNASSRAMGQLVSTGVIRNNEERETKKVLDAAAMTYVAGALVALLELARFVFMFIGMNDD; encoded by the coding sequence ATGTCGTTTCTTGTTTATTTTGCCTTGTTGCTGATTATTCCGATTGTTGCCAGCAGTCGTGTCAAAAAAGCGTATAACAAGTATTCAAAAATCCGAAATTCAGCAGATATGACGGGTGCTGAAGTAGCACGTAAAATTCTAGACGAAAATGGCTTGTTTGATGTAAGAGTGGAGGAAGTAAAAGGTCAACTATCTGATCATTATGATCCGCGCTCTAAAACGGTTCGTTTATCTTCTGATAATTTCCATAAGCCGTCAGTAGCTGGAGCTGCCATTGCCGCTCATGAGGTTGGACATGCGATTCAGGATGCTGAGGATTATTCATTTTTAAAATTTAGAAGTGCGTTAGTACCAGTTGCAACGTTTGGCTCAAATGCCTCGTTTTTCTTTATCATTGCAGGTATACTTTTTACTTGGCAAAACCTGCTTTTAGTCGGTATCGTCTTTATGGCTGCAGCTGTGTTATTCCAACTGGTGACGTTACCTGTTGAGTTTAATGCAAGTAGTCGAGCGATGGGACAGTTGGTTTCTACAGGCGTTATTCGTAATAACGAAGAACGTGAAACGAAAAAGGTCCTAGATGCAGCTGCCATGACGTATGTTGCGGGTGCGTTAGTTGCGTTACTTGAACTAGCACGCTTTGTATTTATGTTTATTGGCATGAATGATGATTAA
- the sda gene encoding sporulation histidine kinase inhibitor Sda: MDKHLSIDVLRVAYRQALLEDHNQDFIQLLREELLKKEAHSSDKTLIHVEQLMENRK; encoded by the coding sequence GTGGACAAACATTTATCTATTGATGTGTTAAGAGTAGCATATAGACAAGCTCTCCTTGAAGATCATAACCAAGATTTTATCCAATTGTTAAGAGAAGAACTCTTGAAAAAGGAAGCGCATTCTTCTGATAAAACACTTATTCATGTTGAACAGCTAATGGAGAATCGAAAATAA